The proteins below come from a single Benincasa hispida cultivar B227 chromosome 4, ASM972705v1, whole genome shotgun sequence genomic window:
- the LOC120076565 gene encoding molybdate transporter 1, whose amino-acid sequence MASQNRRSPALETIENQAETRKRTSISSLPGTVMEKLKTNLVFKSKWAELNGAMGDLGTYIPIVLALTLSKNINLGTTLIFTGIYNIVTGLIYGVPMPVQPMKSIAAAALADAEFGVAEIMAAGILTGGILFVLGATGLMHLVYKLMPLAVVRGIQLAQGLSFALTAVKYVRYDQNMAKSKSGDGREWFGLDGLVLAIVCACFVIIVNGAGEEETTADARVEIEAQGESKRRKEKLRKIITSLPSAFIIFLLGVVFLFIRSPKVVKEITFGPSSISIVKITKSQWKKGFIKGTIPQLPLSILNSVIAVCKLSLDLFPGKIITVTSLSVTVGLMNIVGCWFGAIPTCHGAGGLAGQYKFGGRSGGCVVLLGSAKLILGLILGSSLAKVLNQFPVGILGVLLLFAGVELAIAARDMNSKEEAFVMVICTGVSLVGSSAALGFLCAMVVHILLWLRKWGKEDNH is encoded by the exons ATGGCCTCGCAAAACCGCCGTTCCCCAGCCCTCGAAACCATCGAAAACCAGGCGGAAACCCGTAAACGGACGTCAATAAGCAGTTTACCGGGAACAGTAATGGAAAAGCTTAAAACCAATCTGGTATTCAAGTCAAAATGGGCTGAATTAAACGGCGCAATGGGCGATTTAGGGACATATATTCCCATAGTTTTAGCTCTGACATTATCCAAAAACATCAATTTAGGCACCACTCTGATTTTCACCGGAATTTACAACATCGTTACCGGCTTGATCTACGGCGTTCCGATGCCGGTTCAGCCAATGAAGTCGATCGCCGCGGCGGCTCTGGCTGATGCAGAGTTCGGCGTGGCGGAAATCATGGCGGCCGGAATCTTGACCGGTGGGATTCTGTTTGTTCTGGGTGCGACGGGGCTGATGCATTTGGTTTACAAATTGATGCCGTTGGCGGTGGTGAGAGGGATTCAATTGGCGCAAGGATTGTCGTTTGCTCTGACGGCCGTTAAATATGTTCGTTATGATCAAAATATGGCGAAATCGAAATCCGGTGACGGTCGAGAATGGTTTGGATTAGATGGGTTGGTTTTGGCCATTGTTTGTGCTTGTTTTGTGATCATCGTTAACGGCGCCggagaagaagaaacaacgGCGGATGCAA GAGTTGAAATTGAAGCCCAAGGAGAATCAAAACGAAGGAAAGAGAAGCTTAGGAAGATCATAACTTCCCTTCCGTCAGCTTTCATAATTTTCTTATTAGGCGTTGTTTTTCTCTTCATCCGTAGTCCAAAAGTTGTTAAAGAAATTACATTCGGACCGTCATCTATAAGCATTGTGAAGATCACAAAAAGCCAATGGAAAAAAGGGTTCATAAAGGGAACAATTCCTCAGCTTCCTCTCTCCATTCTAAACTCAGTTATCGCCGTTTGCAAGCTCTCCCTGGACCTTTTTCCGGGCAAGATTATCACCGTCACATCGCTGTCCGTCACCGTAGGGCTTATGAACATCGTTGGCTGCTGGTTCGGCGCCATTCCAACTTGTCATGGTGCTGGCGGCCTTGCCGGTCAGTACAAGTTCGGTGGCAGGAGTGGCGGCTGTGTTGTATTACTCGGTTCCGCCAAATTGATTCTTGGCTTGATTCTTGGAAGCTCTCTTGCAAAG GTTTTGAACCAATTTCCGGTAGGGATTTTGGGAGTTCTACTGCTGTTTGCCGGAGTGGAGCTAGCGATTGCAGCGAGAGACATGAACAGTAAAGAGGAGGCATTTGTGATGGTGATATGCACCGGAGTTTCGTTGGTTGGCTCCAGCGCTGCCCTAGGGTTCTTGTGTGCCATGGTGGTGCACATCCTGCTCTGGCTTAGAAAATGGGGTAAAGAAGATAACCATTAG